The Quercus robur chromosome 3, dhQueRobu3.1, whole genome shotgun sequence DNA segment tttctatactatTGTCTTCTATAACATTTGATTTCCTGACATTTATTTAAACTGTTTTGTAGGGTGTACTGCTGCTCAATGCTGTTCTCACAGGTGAAATTCCTGATTCTCTCAACTTATGTGTtttattcacattttttttctttctgtgaACATTGCTATGATGTTAAGTTGTATGATAGTTGTGTTTCAAGCACAATTGGGGCAGTGCTTCCAAAGCTTTATGCTTGCATTTGTTATTAATTGAAATCTGTATATTCCAGCTAGCAGTTTTCCCGTGGAAAGATCATATGAGTGTCTTCCTTTATATATGAGTCCTCTCTAGCTGCAAGCATGAATGTTGAACAAATTAGTGTTTGCATTCACTTCCCTTAATTAGATACagttcaaaatttttcataGTGCTCAACTTGTTGATTGTAAATATtattgcaatttaaaaaaaaaatatatattttaatggttAATTCATGATTTGCAATCAATGCAAGTCAAAATGTCTTTACTATATGTCACAGATgcctaaattatattttgaccCCAGTAGGTTGATCAGAAAAAAGTCAACAACATAATCTTAAGACTTAATATGGTCTTGATTATTTTGGAatgatattacaaaaataagtAAAGGATGATCCCTCCTTCTACTTTGCAATAAAATGTTGTAGTTGAAGCCTATGCTATTCGTTCTATTCTTTCATGATCATTTCCTCTTGATCCTGAGCACTGATGTTATGCTAATGTTTTTTCACACCTGAATTTTAAAAGATCATTTTTATtgagcaaggaaaaaaaaattctggcagcatatagtatttttcttttggagtgaattttttttttttttttttaactttctatATTCATATTCAGTTAGGAAGCATGTGGCTAACTCTCATGCAAAGAAAGGATGGGAGCAATTTACTGATGCTGTTATTCAATCTATTTCACAAAAGAAGGAAGGAGTTGTTTTTCTCCTTTGGGGGAACTCAGCTCAAGCAAAAGCCAGGTAGTACCATTTGGCAAGCATAGATTTTTATAGAATTTCCTGATGAAGACATAGCAAATAAAAGTacttgtcttcttttttactttctcttCTCACTCACACCACATGACAGATACACCCCACCCAGCTGTTCCCTACCATGTACCTGCATACAAATTGATGCAtaacttcaaaaagaaaagtgtgGACACTCTTTTCCAACTCTTAGTGGTCCCGCTGAGACATGAGTATCAATCTAATCTGAATTAGGTGCCTAAATTATGCCATGTAAGCCAGACTGTTCACCTAAGTGAAATCCTTTGAAAAATCATTGGCCTTGACGGGGTGAGCTTAATCATATAAGAGTGTCATTTTTGTGGATGCCTAGCACTGTTTCTTTTTGGCATCTGAAGGACTGGAACTTAGCCAACGTTAAAGATAATCTTGATCTACCACTCTTggttaatttatttgtttgctttttagGGTGTCATAGTTGACTTGATATGTGTCTCAATTCCTAATTTCATTCATTCTGTTTGAAAATCAGGTCACTAATTCAGAAACCTCAGCTTAAAAAGCACCCCACCTCCCaaaagagaatttttattttattttatttttacaggTAGGTAGAGGGGGAGGGGAAGATGGGATTCGAACCATAGATATGAAACACCACAAAGGATGCCATTACTATTTGACTATTACTTGATCCCCAATCACCCAAGAGAAATTATGATTTCATTCTCTTTATATATCAGTTGGATGGACTTTTGATTGTCTTTTGAGAATGTGGAGAATTTAGTTTCCTAACAcaactttttgttttgggattgGAGGATTTTGGTATCATGCTTCTAATAAATTGATGTTGCACAGGTTGATTGATGAGTCTAAGCATCACATTCTCAAAGCAGCACATCCTTCTGGTTTGTCTGCTAACAGAGGCTTTTTTGGCTGCAGGTAAGTTTAATTTCATGAAGCACGCAATTACAATTCTCCAATTTTCACATTTCAGAAATTTAAAAGAAGCACCATGTctgattaattatttgtaatatatCAATCTAGTTCTGCACCATCTTAAATGTTTGTGAATTCCTACTAAATAGGATTGTAGATGGCCTGAAAGACATACTAAATAGGGATGTAGATGGTAGCAAGGACTCAAGGTGTTGCATCAAACACTTTTTCAGAGGCTAGACATTGTCTAAAAGAACCTCTTAACTTATATGGTATACTAGCCTTTTCCTAGAGATAGAAGAAGATGAAGCCAAGTTAAGAACTAAACTTTGTTTACATGTTGActctgaaaaaaaaaggggaattaTGCATATGATTGAAGAGGGCTATACCAGTTGCCAACAACAACTACTTGAAGAGCATCCACAAGGCCAAGCCCAAATTAATTGTGATTAAGGCTCGATTTAATTGAAGTATAGTGGGGAATTACTGATTCTGATTTCTATATAAACCCTCATATCATGATAAATGCTATGGCTTGTAGACTGTAGCTACTACATAGTGTATTACCTTCGCTAAATGTGTCAGTGTCGATGAGTCCACACTGTTTTTGGTGTATCCTGCATATAATATTGGTTAGTTTGCCTGTCTGGGGAGAAGGTATCTCATGAGACATCTCTCTCAACATGTGGGGACCCATGTGTATTGTACCAGAGATGTCTTTTATAGGACTGTTTCATAAGATAATTTTCCGTGTCTGGGAAGCCATCGGAAATGAACTTCACTTCTTGAACTATAAATGTAGTAGTTGGTGTCAAACAGAATGAAGAATATCATGACTGAATGATGTCAAGAATTATGATCAATTGACAGCTTTTAGGCAGTTCACAGTAGTATGTAGGCATCCCAACCATCTAATACTGAAACCTGTCATGctgtttcttttttcctgtCTTAATTTTAAATATGGTACATTAAAGATCTTTATGCTGGTATAGTTTTGTTATGTTCTGTTCtgttttccctttttccctCTGGAAATTCTTTGGGCAAGTTTAGTAATACAATTGTGAACTATTGGCAAGCATGGCATTGAATTTACCCACATCAAGTGTACTTTTCATTTGGATAACATGTCTTATATTTAAAAGTATCCAgaatgtatttatatatgtagTATGGGCAAGAAACTTGTATACTATGGTATTCTTTTAATTTCTCATAATGTTGACAGGCATTTTTCTCGCACAAACCAGCTTCTGGAACAAAGGAGTATTGCCCCCATAGATTGGCAACTTTGACTTCGATGAACAGCTCCCATCCCAACttcatttttgtgtgtttgCTAGAATCTCTTTTGAGATTTACTAGCAATTCAAGTTTAGTCTACTTTCATATGTAAATAAGTTTCCCTTCTAAAGATACTTTTAAGGAATGTTCTGATGCAGCTAGCACAATTCCCCTGTGGTTTTCCAAATAGCTCAGCACATTTGTGTGCAGGTATCTTTGTTCATGCCTTGCCTATTTCTGAATACCATTTGCTCTGCAATGTTGCGAATGAGTTCCAGCTCTCATGGCACCCCCTATCCATATTAGTGTAAGGTGGATGATCAGGTTGTTGGAAGTTCTGCAATGTTAGAAAGTTCTAATTTCATTAATCTTCTTTCAGTCTGAGCATACTCTATTTGTAGTTTATTTCAGTCTTTGGTGTGTTGCTGAACATACCATGATGAAATCTAATTACTATACGCATCTATAATACTCAGCATAAAATCTTGCATGAGGTCTCAAATTTTCTACTTCCAGCTCATTTTCCGTtgagcatttgaataaaatattattctgGAGTCCATGTACAACTAAAAACAATACATTTGATTtcgttaaaaaataaaataaacaataaaaaagaagaaaactgtATTAGAAAACTTCattgaacaaaaaatataaataagctAGTAAAGCATATTGAGTTTGAGTGTATTGCCAACGTATCATTATTCTGTATTGTACAATAAGATAGACGTTTTGTATAGTGTGATACACTTTCACTTATGATATACACCTATGAGAAGAGTCCTCTTTTATCATAAGAGGTGTGGGCCTCCTTGTGGGATTCATGATAGGGCCCACACCTCCTATGAGAGGAGGGAGGGCTCTTTTTGTAGAGTAGGTATATGGTGTACCCGGCATATATGCCAGGTCAATCATAGATTGACGGGTCCCATACACTGTGGGGCCCGCCTATGTGTGAGAGACTTGGCATATATACCCGGTACAACATATAATTTTCACCTTTTGTATGagtaaatgataattttatgttaaaaagtAAATTGTAACATAATATATTTGGTAAGGAAATTGTTTCAGGTCAAGAAATAAGAGGGTGCATTAATAAGTGATACTGGCCAAATATCACTTTTTACTTATTCTTGTAGTGGCTTGATgttggggttttgattttcaatAACTTCAcattggaaaaaaagaaaaaaaaaaaaaaaaaggaaagaaaaggaatctatttatacccaaaaaaaaaaaaaaaaaaaaataattggaagCTTTTGCAGGTAATTCAACcctccttgtttttttttttttttgaggaaaaattcAGCCCTCCACTTATTACCCACATTAGactctcaactttttttttttaatgccctCTATTgctatttttccatttataaCTTCTTAAATACTTAATCCATTTAAACCCTTTGAACGTCTTATTCGCTCCCACTTTTCATCTTCCCATTTACTCCTCCAATTCTAATCCTTCCAATTTTCAAATggtcaatatttatttattttttgtataaataaaagtaaagttcACTAACCCAACCAGATAactaatactttaaaaaaattacaaatataaacTGTCAAAATCTATTGTGGAAGTTTAAACTTACCTGCACATTGTGTAGGTTTTCGACTAGTTCCCATAAATATCCCAACTCAATTATCAGCATATGAGAGTTGGAGAGGGTTTTTGACTTGCACACTAAAATGAAGCAATCCTATTAAACTTGAATGAAAGATGAAACAACCAAATATGTAGTGCTATATATTAACCAAATTGTTTTTGAACAGCTCGAACTTGGCTTACGAAATggtttgtttatgtttatttgtttaaaaaacaaGCTAATTTCAAGCTTAGAATTATActcaattatcaaataaacaaaatgcaaatttaactatatataataatatatatttttaatttacctgtacttgtctaaaaatatgttttaatatttatatggCAGAGAGTTTGATAAACTTATTGATTAAACCAATGCCCGACTATTAGAGGTCAAACTTTTTATTTAGATCCATTGCAGCACCTTTTTCTACCTCTAtggtatttaaaaatatttgcaaGGAGAATGTTATAGATATAAAATTGAATGTGACCACACGTGtagtttattttaaataattgtaaaagaATAAGAATCACTGACATGTCTTTTTTGATacgatttattattgaaaattgaaaatattatagtaaaataatttttaaatatataaaaaatatgacccgattttaatttaaaatttgttgaattctTTACTTGTGGGATGTGTAAATACTAAATAGCACGAAACCCACAAAAACGCCAAACGCactaaaaaaaagtcatttaagCAACAACCAAACTAAAATTGATGGCTGAAAGTTGCATTGTTGGAAGTTGGAAGGCCCAACACGTGATTCCTACTAGACTACTACTATTCTATCCAGAAACCAACAGCCCCTGCTTCTCATTTGCTCTGACTTTCACTGTTCACAccaggttctctctctctctctctctctctcttaattcatatttttctGAGCTATGTTTTGTTCTCTAGTTGAACAAAACAGAGCTCATCGTTCTCTCAACTTATTATTAACCCATCTCACTTCTGTTCTGCTCTCTCTTATCACCAACTGTTTTTGCATTTCTTTacttggtttgtgtgtgtgcgcgtgcgTGTTTTCATTTTAATCCATTCAACAACAAttctaatattaaaaaactaGTGGAGAAATCTGTGTGTAGTTTctatgttaaaaaaagaaagaaggataATCCATCAATACTAACCTGGTTGGTTTGAATGAACTCTCTCCGTACTGTGCatattttactaatattttCCTCCGCAACAATCGTAGACACGAGGAGGTGTATATTCGCTATTATATCAATCTAGGAAATCTATTTTTGCCTAacaattattttgattttgcattTGGAGTCCAATTGAAGTTGTTAGCTCACCATAAAAAATCGAaaggatcctctccatttcactTGAAATTGGTGTATATAAAGAGGCTCAAAATACACCTTTAGATTGATAATATTTAATCTGAATTATGAAATGTACAGTTAAGCTCATAGAAAGTGTAATGACAATGACACCACAATATTGTAAAAGAGGTTTCCACTTTGGTGGGAATGATTGATCAACTTCTTTTAGTAACTAGAACCAAAGTTGGAAGTAGTAAACAATTACATATTTATATAGACCAGAGATAAGTTTTGTCATTTGTGAAGCTTGAAACTGCTTAACCATGATCtatcatgaaaatttgataaTCTAACCACAAAATGCGCCCCCCCTCCCCCCGGATTAATCTTTACTATCCTCAAGTCAATGGTGCAGCTTACACGTCCGCTTTAAGTTGTCTCATCATTTGTATAATGGCTGTGGACTTTATCTATCCAAGATTCTTAACAAGTTCAGTTATTCCAATCATTGGTTTAGCTGTTTGTGACGAAGACGATATTGTACAAAGTGCACTTTACTTGCATCTGCATTTGACAAAATGGGAAGTGGTCGTATTAAAATCTTTCAAGTGGGAAGTTTGGTTATTTCAAGTCCGaaacaatgaaaaatattatttggaaaAGTTTAATTTTTCCATCTACTTCATGAACCGTTGTTGTATGGTTTTagctttttgtttgtttcattttatgCGAGCATAATTATATGTTCTTCTACTTAAATACTTTTAATTCTTTGCAAGTTATCTTGAAACAAATAATATGCTTATTACCTTCTCTCAAAATATTCTCTCACAAACTTTAGAATGATTATGTGATTTGCAGGATATGATGAGCGCCATATCAAGCCACCATTGTAATTGGTCACTAGGATTTCAAGAGCATCTTATCAATGGAAGATTTAAGAAGATTCCATTTCCAGGATATTCTGGTACATATCCTCCTTCCAGAGGACTGGAAAAACTAGTTTTTCTCCATGGTCAATGCATTGCTTATAGATATCATCGAAGTGTTAAGAAATTCAGGCCTGCCTTGTCCAGTATGGTGGATGATGGCATGGATCCAGATGATCCACAAGATGGGAATAATGAGAAAGAATCTCCAAAAGGCGATACTGAAGGAGTATGTTaacattttctttccttttcctaaTTCGTTGCTGTGAGAATGACAATAGACAAAAACCATGGGTAGACTGAAAGTGGTTTTTTTCCAAATTGCATTTCAAATCTATTAGTTTATCACAATGTGGTTGTTGGAATTTATCATTGTatcaaaaagttaaaattaaatgCACAATGAGGCTTCAATGtttgtatttcttcttcttttttgtgaatttcCTACTACTGTAAAAAACAAGATAAATATTGActatttggatttttgttttttaataaaaaaaattggagtttaAAAAAACTGTTTTGCATCTTATGGTTCTCTGCTATTTCGATTAACTGTTAACTGGTTGATTTATCTTTTCTTCACTGTCCAGGTACTGGTTGCAAGTATTAGCACTTTAAGAAACAGTTAGATTATAAAGTAAAATGCTATATCCAACGTTGGAGTGGGTGAGCATTTTGAGTGCACAGATTGATGAACTAGattcagttttttattttattttattattttattatttaattttatttatttatttattttaaaataattgtagGATTGAAAAGCTCCTTGTGCATTTCTTTGATGTATTTTCtagataaaatttcaatttttttttttttttttgtttaaaacatttttgTCAACTACATCTCTTTCCAGTTGCAGGGCTCTATCTATGGCTTGAATGAAACATAACACGAATAATATTATGTGTGATATCAGTAAATTCTGGTATGGATTGCTAATAGACAACCTCATTACCTAACATGTGCATTAAAGAAATACACGTTGTTATGCTAATCTATGTATAGTAATTAATGGAGGAATTAAATGTTCTGAATCAACATTCTCTTAATTTACATTCTTCAGTTGAACAGTGAGATGCTTCGGGAGAATCTCGAAAGAATGGCTGGTACAGATGATTCTGCGTTTAGCGGGATAGACCTTGCAACCCTTATTAGGAACAAGTATGGGAGGTCTTATGATGTACAACTAATAAAGAAGGTAGGCTTTCTGTATTTGAAAATAGCCATGTTATCTCTTTGTTCACTATCATGAACCTTGGGTATTTTTCATGCTATTCCttctttaataatattttttcttacctatcaaaaaaaagaaaaagaaagaaaagccaTGTCATTAGTTAATTTGTAGTTGTTGCACTACAGGGATAGCTATACTTtagatttttcatattttctttttccagaaGGATTTATTGTGATAAGCATGTAGGAACTGTTTTGAGCTCTCTCTCTGTGTGGCATCTATTATAATCAAATGTGCATTTTTTTGGTCACAATAACACTAAAAAATCCCTTCTCCTTTGAAACTTGTTCAGTTCCGACAACATCGAATGTTCATTGTTGTTCTTTATAAAATCATACCTATGTTTGCAAGATAATAGCATCAAATGAACATTTATCTTTacttgggcttttttttttaaagtttggacCGATGCCACCGGGCAAAGATCGCGCCCAGGAGGTAACATGAGACACCGAGGATCATGGGACAAAGTGGATCAGATAGTAAAGTTTTGATTGATCTCTTCTAGACCAACACTGTTAAATGTCACAGTCTTTGTAAAATGATTCAACGGTTAAGCATTTCTAAATGCATAAATGTACATATGGCCATTTTTGGACTGGACAGAAGTCATTACGTGACAATGACTTGTGTCTTGTAGTGTGTATTGTCATCAAACAC contains these protein-coding regions:
- the LOC126717905 gene encoding uncharacterized protein LOC126717905 — its product is MMSAISSHHCNWSLGFQEHLINGRFKKIPFPGYSGTYPPSRGLEKLVFLHGQCIAYRYHRSVKKFRPALSSMVDDGMDPDDPQDGNNEKESPKGDTEGLNSEMLRENLERMAGTDDSAFSGIDLATLIRNKYGRSYDVQLIKKEFMGKNLLALNVMWKYMEQRSFPLTEEEYLLRLDDVANTLKCWGAVSHIRNSLTKLKERPRIGKAVSIFIDMDESGGRANEWIYK